The DNA sequence CGGATCGTCCGGCTTCAAAATGGGCAGGTCGATGAAGCCGTCCAAGTGTGGATAGAGCTCGCTCATTTTCATACCGGTGTCGGCCGCGGCAACGAGCGTCCGGATCTTCACCTCGGGGTGCCCGAGCAGCAGTTCGGTGATGCCCACGCCGCCGTATCCGCCCGCGCCGATGATTTTTGCCGTGATCATGGAGCCTCCGTTCGATGTTCGCGCGCATCATAGGACAGCCCTCGCGGGGCGCCATCCGAAAACGCGGGAATCGACGCGCTAGATCCAGAATCGGGCAGATGATGTCCGTAAAAATGTCGCTCGGCCAGCGCCCTGTAGGCAGCGCCTGCGGCGGCTGGGCCGCCGCAAACAAAAAAAGGGCGCGCGCGGCATCTTTTCGGGGAGGGAGAAGGAGGAGGCGATGCCTTTCGCGCGCCCAAAAATTTCCTTCGCCAAAGGCGCCGCGTCAGAGAACAGTCACTCGGCGAGGCTCGTCTCCGCGCGTCGCCTTGGGGACGACGATAGTCAATACGCCGTCCACATATTTCGCCTCCATATTATCACCCTGCACGGGACCCGGCAAGACGAGAACGCGCTGAAACCGACCCGTGCGTCGCTCTTGCCGGATGATCCTGCCGGAAGGGTCCCGCTCATCCTTCACTTCGGCGGTCTGGCCGGAGACGCTGAGGGTCTGGCCGTTCAGATTCACCGAGATTTCGGATTTGTCCACGCCGGGCAGATCGATGCGGACAATGTATTTGTCGCCTCGGTCCTCAATGTCCGCGCTCGGCGAGAAGAGGCGGGGCGCCAGTCGATCCCTCGCGCCAAACGGCGAGGAGCCAAACCGCCGGAAGGACTCGTCGAACAGCCGCATCATCTGCTCGCGGATTCGTTCCATTTCCGCGAATGGATCTCCCAGAGGACCTGGGAAAGGATCTGCGAACCAGTCATCCCGATCCGGTTGCGTCGGCGTTTGGACCGACGGGTTTGCGCCGGTCCGCTGGCCTGGGGAGACGGACGGTTCTGTCCGCTCGCTTCGGACCGCGAGAAGCCCCTGATTGAGTTGCATCTGGTAGAGCACGTAACCCTGGACCGCCACGGCCGCAATCAGAAGGGCCAGAATCGCGCCGACGATCCAAGGGCCGAATTTTCCCACTTGAATCATCGTAATCTACCTCCTTTCGATCTAATTTGACCGGCCACGGGGCTGGGGCGTTGAATCGTGCCGCTGCCGCGATGTTTTCTTTGCCCGCGGCGCCGCAGCGGATATATTGCAGAAGATTTCGGAGGACCCATGAGCGCAACGCGCCTCGAAAAGGATTCATTCGGCGAGCTTGCTGTGCCCGCCGATGCTTATTACGGCGTCCACACGTGTCGCTCTCTTCAAAATTTCAATGCGGCCGGAGAGCCCGTTCCCCGAGAAATCATTCACGGCATCGTCAAACTCAAGCTTGCCTGCGCAAAAGCCAACCATCACCTCGGGCTGCTCGATGACAAGAAAACCGGAGCCATCCTCGCAGCTTGCGAACGAATTCTGAGGGGCGAACTCGACGATCAGTTCCCGATCGATTGTTTCCACGCCGGATCGGGAACATCCTGTAACATGAATGTCAACGAGGTCATCGCCAACGTCGCCAACGAAGCTCTCGGCGGCCGGCGCGGCGACCGCGGGCTGGTCCACCCGAACGACGACGTCAATAAGGGCCAGTCCACCAACAACATCTTTCCCTCGGCGATCCGCGTGGCGAATGTGGATCTCACCAAAAATACGCTCGCGGCCCTGCGCCAGCTCATCGCGCGGTTAGAAGAGAAGGCGGCGGAATTTTCCGACGTGATCAAGAGCGGTCGCACGCACCTTCAGGACGCCGTGCCCATGACGCTAGGTCAGGAGTTTGGCGCATGGGCCCATGCGCTGAAAAAGGCGGCGCGGCGCATCGAGGAGGGTCGCGATAAACTGCTCGAAATTGGAGAGGGTGGCAATGCGATCGGGACAGGGATCAACACCAAAAAGGAGTTTCGCCCGCTGATCGCGAAATATCTCGCCGAATACACGGGCGATGCGTATCGGCCCGCCGAAAACGGCATCGAAATCACACAGTTTCTGACCGACAAGGCCGAAATGTCCGGTGCCCTCCGGTTGGCCGCGATGGACATCAATAAGATTTGCAATGATCTCCGGCTGCTCTGCTCCGGGCCCAACACGGGATTGGCGGAAATTGTCCTGCCCCCCGTCGAACCGGGCTCTTCGATCATGCCCGGCAAAATCAACCCGAGCATTGCCGAGGCGACCAACATGGCGATGATGCAAATCATGGGTCACGACGCAGCCGTCCAAATCGCTTGCGGCGCGGGCCAGTTGGAACTCAACACGCACATGCCGCTCATTGGTCTCAACATGGTCAAATCGCACCGCATCCTTGCGCGAGCAGCTGTCTCGCTGGCGGAAAAATGCGTCGCCGGAATTCGGGCAAACCGGGACCGCTGTTATCAATATTTCGAGACCAGCGGCGGCCTCGCCACGGTGCTGAATCCCATTTTGGGCTATGACAAGGTTGCCGCGCTGGTCAAGGAGGCGCTGGCGACCAAAAAGACCGCAAAACAGTTGGTCGTCGAAAAAGGGCTCATGACCGCCGATCAATTCGACGAGCTGGTCAGGAACAGTACCGGTCCCAACTTGTGAGGTGTGACGCGCCGCGAATGACATTCGCATCTTGCATGAAGGTTTCATTACGGAGTTGGCTTGGTCAGGAGTTGCAATGAGCAAACCTTGTTTTCTCTGTTCCTCTGTCGGGCGAAAGGTCGTTGCAGCCATTTCGGGCATCGCGTTGATGCTCTTCATCGTCGTGCACCTCGCAGGGAATCTGACCTTGCTCGTTCCCGACCAGGGGGCGACGTTCAATGCGTATGCACACAAACTCAACTCCCTGGGACCGCTGCTGTGGGTCGCTCGCGCGGGGCTGTTGATTTTCTTTCTGGGCCATGTGATTACGGCGATCGGCGTCCGCCTCGACGAGCGTCGTCTGCGGCCGATCGGATACGAGTTGCGCGCCAGTAAGGGCGGTCCGAGCAAACAAACCTGGTCGTCGAGGTCAATGCTGATCACCGGTCTGATCCTCTTGGTGTTTGTGCCGTTCCACATATGGATGTTTTCGCTTAACCAGGGTGCGCCGCACGCGAGGGTGGTTCAGGATGGGGTTGAAATGAAAGACGTCTACCTTGCCGTCGTGAAGGGTTTCAAAGATCCTGTGAAGGCGTGGGGCTATGTGGTCGTGATGGTGCTGCTCGGATTCCACCTTCGCCATGGATTTTGGAGCTCTCTCCAGTCACTCGGCGCACTGAGTGCAAGGTGGACGCCGGCAATTTATGCGGCGGGTCTGGTGTTCGCGCTGCTCATGGCGATCGGTTTCCTGATTTTGCCCCTCTACATTCTGTATGCCGGCCCGGACCCCGCGACACTCCGATTGGCCGCTGGGGGATGAGGGTCAAGCCGTCTTAGGCCCTTCGTCGAAATTCAGCGTTTTCTCCTGCGATCGCGGAGATCAGGGGTAGGCCGTTTCATCGGCCACGACCGAACAGAATCGGCCTGTCCTCTGGCGACTTCCTCACGGCTGCCAGGCTTGGGGAGAGGGAGCGCCTCATGTTTTAGCGGAGCGACAAGCGCGAGGCCCGGATCACATCTTGATACAATTTCGTAGCTTTATTCAAATAATATTACAAGAATGTTTTTCCGGTTCGGATTTCAGCAGAGCCCGTGTTTCATAACCTACTGAACAACAGTTTCTTGCGTTCTAATCACCGCATGGCACGGAGATTGCTTGCCATTTCGGCGTGATTTCTCCGAATTCATTGAATGAATTCCATTACGATGAGATCGGCGCATATGACGAATTAATCGAAGGAGGCGAATTTCGTCCCCATGCCCGGGCGATTGGCGAGATGTTGCTCGCGCAGCCCTGGGAGGTTCTGGTCCGCCATCAACAATCCGCCGAGCGGATGATGCGCGATCTCGGGGCGACCTTTACCGTCTACGGGAATGCGGAAGGGACGGAGAAGATCCTGCCGTTTGACATCGTGCCGCGGCTGGTGACGGCGTCTGACTGGGACCGGATTGAGAGGGGGCTGATCCAGCGCGTCGAGGCCCTTAATCTGTTTCTGCAGGATGTATATGGCGCCCAGCGGATGATCAAAGAGGGGCGGATCCCCGCCGAAGTGGTGCGATCGGCTGCGCATTTTCGGCAGGAATGCGTGGGTCTCGAGCCTCCGCTGGGTGTCTGGTGTCACATCACCGGTACAGATCTGGTTCGAGACGAAAAGGGCGATTTTTACGTGCTGGAAGACAATCTGCGCTGCCCGTCGGGCGTCTCCTATGTGCTGGAGAACCGCCGGGTAATGAAACGCATTTTTCCGGAGCTATTCCAGCGGCTGGGCGTGCGGCCCGTCGAGGATTACCCCGACCGCCTCCTCGATGTGCTGCAGGCGATCGCGCCAGAGCACCGAGCCAAGCCAAGCGTTGTTGTCCTAACCCCTGGACCCTACAACTCGGCGTATTTCGAGCATTCGCTGCTCGCGCGGGCCATGGGCGTGCCGCTGGTACAGGGCGAGGACCTTATGGTGCATCAGGGCCGAGTCCTCCTGCGGACGACAAGCGGCTTGGAGCCGGTCGACGTCATCTATCGTCGAATTGACGACGATTTTTTGGACCCTTTGGCCTTTCGGCCCGATTCGGTGCTCGGAGTGCCCGGACTGATGGAGGCCTATTGCAGCGGAGGCGTTGCGATCGCCAACGCGCCGGGGACGGGCGTCGCGGACGACAAGGTTGTCTACGCCTACGTGCCAGAGATGATCCGATTTTTTCTGGATCAGGAACCTATCCTGCCCAACGTCCCGACCTATCTGTGTTGGGTCGAATCCGACCGGAACTACGTCCTCGAGCACATCGACCGACTGGTCGTCAAAGCGGCCAACGAATCCGGCGGATACGGCATGTTGATCGGGCCGGTGGCGACGCGAGCGGAACTGAATGACTTTCGCAACCGCATCCGGGCGGCGCCGCGGAATTACATCGCGCAGCCCGTCATCTCGCTGTCCACCGCGCCTGTCCTTGTCAAGGATCGTTTCGAGCCCCGTCATGTTGATCTCCGTCCATTCATTCTTTATGGGCATTCGATCCGCGTGTTGCCCGGCGGTCTCACGCGGGTGGCGCTGAAGAAAGGTTCGCTCGTCGTCAATTCCTCTCAGGGCGGGGGTAGCAAGGATACCTGGGTTTTGTCGGAGGACACATGCTGAGCCGGGTCGCACAATCTGTCTACTGGATCGGCCGCTACATCGAACGGGCTGAGAACATCGCCCGCTTTGCCGAGGTGAATCAATATCTGACGCTCGACCTGCCGCCAGGCGCCGGCGAACAATGGGAGCCGCTGATCGACATCACGGGGGACCGGGCCGAATTTTTCGACAGGTACGGCGAAGCGACGCGCGAGAATGTGCTGCGGT is a window from the Kiritimatiellia bacterium genome containing:
- a CDS encoding succinate dehydrogenase cytochrome b subunit, translating into MSKPCFLCSSVGRKVVAAISGIALMLFIVVHLAGNLTLLVPDQGATFNAYAHKLNSLGPLLWVARAGLLIFFLGHVITAIGVRLDERRLRPIGYELRASKGGPSKQTWSSRSMLITGLILLVFVPFHIWMFSLNQGAPHARVVQDGVEMKDVYLAVVKGFKDPVKAWGYVVVMVLLGFHLRHGFWSSLQSLGALSARWTPAIYAAGLVFALLMAIGFLILPLYILYAGPDPATLRLAAGG
- a CDS encoding aspartate ammonia-lyase, with product MSATRLEKDSFGELAVPADAYYGVHTCRSLQNFNAAGEPVPREIIHGIVKLKLACAKANHHLGLLDDKKTGAILAACERILRGELDDQFPIDCFHAGSGTSCNMNVNEVIANVANEALGGRRGDRGLVHPNDDVNKGQSTNNIFPSAIRVANVDLTKNTLAALRQLIARLEEKAAEFSDVIKSGRTHLQDAVPMTLGQEFGAWAHALKKAARRIEEGRDKLLEIGEGGNAIGTGINTKKEFRPLIAKYLAEYTGDAYRPAENGIEITQFLTDKAEMSGALRLAAMDINKICNDLRLLCSGPNTGLAEIVLPPVEPGSSIMPGKINPSIAEATNMAMMQIMGHDAAVQIACGAGQLELNTHMPLIGLNMVKSHRILARAAVSLAEKCVAGIRANRDRCYQYFETSGGLATVLNPILGYDKVAALVKEALATKKTAKQLVVEKGLMTADQFDELVRNSTGPNL
- a CDS encoding circularly permuted type 2 ATP-grasp protein, with product MISPNSLNEFHYDEIGAYDELIEGGEFRPHARAIGEMLLAQPWEVLVRHQQSAERMMRDLGATFTVYGNAEGTEKILPFDIVPRLVTASDWDRIERGLIQRVEALNLFLQDVYGAQRMIKEGRIPAEVVRSAAHFRQECVGLEPPLGVWCHITGTDLVRDEKGDFYVLEDNLRCPSGVSYVLENRRVMKRIFPELFQRLGVRPVEDYPDRLLDVLQAIAPEHRAKPSVVVLTPGPYNSAYFEHSLLARAMGVPLVQGEDLMVHQGRVLLRTTSGLEPVDVIYRRIDDDFLDPLAFRPDSVLGVPGLMEAYCSGGVAIANAPGTGVADDKVVYAYVPEMIRFFLDQEPILPNVPTYLCWVESDRNYVLEHIDRLVVKAANESGGYGMLIGPVATRAELNDFRNRIRAAPRNYIAQPVISLSTAPVLVKDRFEPRHVDLRPFILYGHSIRVLPGGLTRVALKKGSLVVNSSQGGGSKDTWVLSEDTC
- a CDS encoding Hsp20/alpha crystallin family protein translates to MIQVGKFGPWIVGAILALLIAAVAVQGYVLYQMQLNQGLLAVRSERTEPSVSPGQRTGANPSVQTPTQPDRDDWFADPFPGPLGDPFAEMERIREQMMRLFDESFRRFGSSPFGARDRLAPRLFSPSADIEDRGDKYIVRIDLPGVDKSEISVNLNGQTLSVSGQTAEVKDERDPSGRIIRQERRTGRFQRVLVLPGPVQGDNMEAKYVDGVLTIVVPKATRGDEPRRVTVL